Proteins encoded by one window of Bradyrhizobium sp. B097:
- a CDS encoding patatin-like phospholipase family protein, producing the protein MIFHLGSLICLNELGLLPRIDRISSVSGGSLAAGILASGWSELRLDSQGFAENFHDAVSIPLLRLARMRVDIPTIALGLLPFVHAANVAAWIYDRVVFRRKTLQDLPQRPRFVFTSTSLQTGVLWRFARDYSAEWRVGQWTAPRLPLALAVAASAGFPPLLSPATIDAAFSARLVLTDGGVYDNLGRELVWKRYRTLLVSDGGAVTQPSGRPASNWYSQFRRVLDISLQQGINTRVRILNGLNRTQARNVAYWGLSTPVSSYGSNIALPFPTELSERAASMPTRLTKFPDGVRRLLLEAGYAHASAAIDASRVPVLRRSAPNFSALPKV; encoded by the coding sequence ATGATCTTCCATCTCGGAAGTCTGATCTGCCTCAACGAGCTCGGTCTTCTGCCCAGAATAGACAGAATATCAAGTGTCTCCGGAGGATCCTTGGCCGCCGGCATACTCGCCTCGGGCTGGTCTGAGCTCCGCCTCGATTCACAAGGCTTCGCAGAGAATTTCCACGACGCCGTTTCCATCCCTCTACTGCGGCTTGCCCGAATGCGCGTCGATATACCGACGATAGCTCTCGGCTTGCTCCCATTCGTGCACGCGGCGAATGTCGCGGCGTGGATCTATGACCGGGTCGTTTTCCGCAGGAAGACCCTGCAGGACTTGCCCCAGAGGCCCCGCTTCGTCTTTACCTCGACCAGCTTGCAGACCGGCGTTTTGTGGCGCTTTGCGCGGGACTACTCAGCCGAATGGCGCGTCGGACAATGGACGGCCCCTCGGCTTCCCCTCGCTCTTGCGGTCGCTGCATCAGCCGGGTTTCCCCCACTTCTGTCACCGGCCACGATAGATGCGGCGTTCTCGGCCAGGCTCGTGCTCACGGATGGCGGTGTCTACGACAATCTGGGTCGCGAACTGGTATGGAAGCGATACCGGACGCTTCTCGTGAGCGATGGCGGTGCCGTCACACAACCTTCCGGCCGCCCTGCAAGCAACTGGTATTCGCAATTCAGGCGCGTTCTGGATATCTCGCTCCAACAGGGCATCAACACGCGCGTGCGCATACTGAACGGCCTTAACAGAACGCAAGCGCGCAATGTCGCATACTGGGGCTTAAGCACTCCGGTGAGCAGCTATGGTTCAAACATTGCGTTGCCGTTCCCGACCGAACTATCAGAACGCGCCGCCAGCATGCCGACGCGCCTGACGAAGTTTCCTGACGGGGTGCGACGGCTCCTGTTGGAAGCCGGATACGCGCACGCCTCGGCGGCAATCGACGCGAGCCGGGTTCCCGTACTTCGTCGCTCCGCGCCAAATTTCAGCGCACTGCCGAAAGTGTAG
- a CDS encoding ThiF family adenylyltransferase — MAEEELRSHGEQFLLAAQTHAECRAGRLIKVADDGCLIELDLNVEMPIDYKVDGASPNGIRTTEAVTVKLWPNYPWSSPSFYLRSDFPRNLPHLQPGPLTQLPRPCLVDGSQREYFFQFGLVELGIFHLVHQLVLWLQRAAEGTLIHHGRGWEPTLRRDLSDVMVVDAEACRTAVDRNGGYRVLKADFVRSGTDESLIGRDAWTWLNASQEQVPLKRDDKELFVRRKRNGLWSGDTVCCLIWPDKLPTGVEFVAASYMPETVDSYRRLLERADELHCGRALRVFLDNLERCFRGFNLEAPLPIGIILCARRPASLIGSKSNIELLPYAFDIRAMKQRSSLFAAGDNEPVAPVMQIDATNATLLRNVSGAPVVPPVAVIGCGSVGSKMAMHLARSGIKISVVSDNGHLRPHNMARHALARAECANAKAPELAKELELLGQKPAVQQGDAVVDLAVRETRKLILPKEVGYAINTTASLSVREALSVLLAKDVKPRLAEAALFGRGDGGFLLVEGASHNPTLSDLVAELYASITDNRLRKLLFDPAFGLTEVQIGQGCGALTMPMTDMRLSAMTAALTEEFVGCTQNTIAAGSIIIGSKAETSSDTKWQRQDVSPFQVVDIEGPEGWTIRLSQNVLTKIRSEVALYPTVETGGLLIGMCSARLRAITVVDVIDAPPDSVRTASCFVLGTQGLKAAIKARHRESGNTLFDVGTWHSHLADQGPSALDRATAKKLAMERPPPSVLLIAAPTRLYSLMHKGASK; from the coding sequence ATGGCCGAGGAAGAGCTTCGCAGCCACGGCGAGCAGTTTTTGCTGGCGGCGCAAACCCATGCGGAATGCCGCGCGGGAAGATTGATTAAGGTCGCTGACGACGGCTGCCTCATCGAACTCGACCTTAACGTCGAAATGCCGATTGACTACAAGGTCGATGGCGCAAGCCCCAACGGCATACGGACGACCGAGGCCGTCACCGTTAAACTATGGCCGAACTACCCTTGGTCGTCTCCATCCTTTTACTTGCGCTCTGATTTTCCACGCAATCTTCCGCACCTGCAACCAGGTCCTTTGACTCAGCTGCCGCGCCCCTGCCTCGTCGACGGCAGCCAGCGCGAGTATTTCTTTCAGTTCGGACTGGTTGAACTTGGCATCTTTCATCTCGTGCATCAGCTCGTTCTTTGGCTTCAGCGCGCGGCGGAAGGCACATTGATTCACCACGGCCGCGGCTGGGAGCCGACGCTGCGCCGCGATCTCTCTGATGTCATGGTAGTTGATGCCGAGGCGTGCCGGACGGCCGTGGATCGCAACGGAGGATATCGCGTACTCAAGGCAGACTTTGTACGATCAGGCACGGACGAATCCCTGATCGGCCGGGACGCCTGGACGTGGCTGAATGCCAGTCAAGAACAAGTACCCCTCAAGCGCGACGACAAGGAATTATTCGTTCGCCGCAAACGAAACGGCCTCTGGTCCGGCGACACCGTGTGCTGCCTTATCTGGCCCGATAAATTGCCGACTGGCGTCGAGTTTGTCGCCGCTTCGTACATGCCCGAGACAGTTGACAGCTACCGTCGGCTGCTGGAGCGGGCAGACGAACTACACTGCGGCCGTGCGCTGCGTGTTTTTCTCGATAATCTCGAACGGTGCTTTCGGGGTTTTAACCTTGAAGCTCCCCTCCCTATCGGAATCATTCTGTGCGCACGCCGCCCAGCGTCGCTGATTGGATCAAAATCGAACATAGAATTGCTTCCATATGCCTTCGATATCCGGGCGATGAAACAGCGCTCGTCGCTGTTCGCTGCCGGAGACAATGAGCCGGTTGCGCCTGTGATGCAGATCGACGCCACGAACGCAACGTTGCTGCGCAATGTTTCCGGTGCGCCGGTGGTCCCTCCCGTCGCCGTGATCGGATGCGGTAGCGTCGGATCGAAAATGGCGATGCATCTCGCGCGATCCGGTATCAAGATTTCTGTCGTAAGCGACAATGGGCACCTGCGCCCCCACAACATGGCGCGTCATGCTCTTGCGCGTGCGGAATGCGCAAACGCAAAAGCGCCGGAACTTGCAAAAGAACTTGAGCTGCTTGGCCAAAAGCCTGCGGTGCAACAGGGTGACGCTGTCGTAGACCTCGCGGTGAGAGAAACCCGCAAATTGATCCTGCCAAAGGAAGTAGGCTACGCGATCAACACGACCGCCTCTCTCAGTGTCCGTGAAGCTTTGTCTGTACTCCTGGCAAAGGATGTCAAACCGCGCCTTGCAGAAGCCGCGCTATTCGGGCGCGGGGACGGCGGCTTTCTTCTCGTTGAAGGGGCATCTCATAATCCGACCCTGTCTGATCTTGTGGCAGAGCTCTACGCCAGCATAACCGACAATCGCCTGCGCAAGCTGCTCTTTGACCCAGCCTTCGGACTGACCGAAGTCCAGATCGGGCAGGGATGCGGGGCGCTGACCATGCCAATGACCGATATGCGTTTGTCCGCCATGACTGCGGCGCTGACCGAGGAGTTCGTTGGATGCACACAAAACACGATTGCCGCAGGCTCGATTATTATCGGCAGTAAGGCGGAAACGTCCTCGGATACAAAGTGGCAACGGCAGGACGTCTCACCTTTTCAGGTCGTCGACATAGAAGGTCCGGAAGGCTGGACCATCCGGTTGTCCCAAAACGTGTTGACGAAAATCCGATCCGAAGTCGCGCTCTACCCGACTGTCGAAACCGGCGGCCTTTTGATCGGAATGTGCAGCGCACGACTTAGAGCGATAACAGTTGTTGACGTGATCGACGCCCCACCTGACAGCGTGCGGACCGCATCATGTTTTGTACTCGGAACACAAGGCCTGAAAGCGGCGATCAAGGCCCGGCATCGTGAAAGCGGCAATACGCTGTTTGATGTTGGCACATGGCATTCGCACCTTGCCGACCAAGGGCCGTCCGCACTCGATCGCGCGACGGCGAAAAAGCTCGCGATGGAACGGCCACCGCCGTCCGTGCTGCTTATTGCAGCGCCCACGCGGCTTTACAGTTTGATGCACAAGGGGGCGTCTAAATGA
- a CDS encoding MBL fold metallo-hydrolase, which translates to MKLYLLDMGSKIYGDCIVAVEGDRSILIDGAHPGDWKSSGDTPSIPDQIAEILGEPPFKVDLLVVTHCHSDHIGCLPKLVQDGTITFEQALVADENLGFPTDGEDAPLDGETAKVVAAIVEEPQGDLDRAALDQFLTDAANLSENYSAMLSKLKADRTKIVRYTGPSAKVTQIEKDFADFNLKILGPSANHLKICSEELKRLKTKARRASDSLRHADAGLDAADIYKRLLSGAGVKGADAATDDIREYLDRVGPGAALNDQSIVLSVGKAGQRILLTGDMQLAVPEVPGLDDDMASMIDAIKEGGPYQFVKLPHHASYNGFDEDVLKAFDQAQAFGISTGRGDPGHPDPGVLKLLRSISDKYHWARTDRNGVITVSFVRSKLKIDIAEGDLDDPTPNARDVAITEEGESPEPQGAPPPPPVRRVLSEAAQPPAKRGEAVVRRIAGEEVEIIARIPHTKTRVTITVEIDPAETIAVAAAAPRDPVKKNIDRLPPLLFVTNSKRLADNIGQKEAAGILDTIRPKQPMVDLAGENDAFAAIQREARNANVKGVVIVGGYDVVPSERYDTLPPSLRASIGPSAMNDPDNFIVWSDQSYGDLDGDHLADVPVSRIPDGHTAHLVQAAFETASPPPVNRFGLRNFVRPFADQIYSGLPGAEFMHTSELVRSDAIPGDLSAKHIYLMLHGSDTDTSRFWGETQGDMLEAMTVNNVPAPCGAVIFAGCCWGALTVRTRALAYRAGDPIQVVTPAQSIALSFLAAGANAFVGCTGAHYSPVDGDLNFFGAPIHSAFWKQILAGKRPAEALFQAKIDYIKGMPHGRTKIEEVAIENKILRQFTCLGLGW; encoded by the coding sequence ATGAAGCTGTATTTGTTGGATATGGGCTCGAAAATCTATGGAGACTGCATTGTCGCCGTTGAGGGCGATCGAAGCATTCTGATCGACGGAGCCCATCCCGGAGATTGGAAGTCGAGCGGAGATACACCGTCGATCCCCGATCAGATCGCTGAGATCCTCGGTGAGCCTCCGTTCAAGGTCGATCTGCTCGTTGTCACCCATTGCCACTCGGACCACATCGGGTGCCTGCCCAAATTGGTGCAGGACGGTACGATTACCTTCGAGCAGGCCCTCGTGGCCGACGAGAATCTCGGATTTCCGACGGACGGCGAGGACGCGCCGCTTGATGGCGAGACCGCCAAAGTGGTGGCTGCAATCGTTGAAGAGCCGCAAGGCGACCTTGACCGGGCGGCATTGGACCAATTCCTCACCGATGCTGCCAACCTGTCAGAAAACTATTCGGCGATGCTGTCCAAGTTGAAGGCCGACCGCACAAAGATCGTCCGGTACACCGGCCCATCTGCAAAGGTGACCCAGATCGAGAAGGACTTCGCGGACTTCAATCTGAAGATCCTCGGTCCCAGCGCCAATCACCTGAAAATTTGTAGTGAGGAGCTCAAGAGACTCAAGACCAAGGCCCGCCGCGCGAGCGACAGTTTGCGGCACGCGGATGCAGGTCTGGACGCGGCTGATATCTACAAGAGGTTGTTGTCGGGGGCCGGTGTCAAAGGTGCCGATGCAGCCACCGATGACATACGCGAGTATCTCGATCGCGTCGGTCCAGGAGCCGCCCTGAACGACCAAAGCATCGTGCTCAGTGTCGGCAAGGCCGGGCAGAGAATCCTGCTCACCGGAGATATGCAGCTTGCGGTCCCGGAAGTTCCGGGACTGGACGACGACATGGCCTCGATGATCGACGCCATCAAGGAAGGTGGGCCGTATCAGTTCGTCAAATTGCCCCACCACGCCTCGTACAATGGTTTCGACGAGGATGTCCTGAAAGCCTTTGACCAGGCTCAGGCGTTCGGAATCTCGACGGGCAGGGGAGATCCCGGCCATCCGGATCCCGGCGTATTGAAGCTGCTCAGGAGCATCAGCGACAAGTATCACTGGGCGCGGACCGATCGGAACGGAGTCATAACGGTCTCGTTTGTACGCTCCAAGCTCAAGATCGATATTGCCGAGGGCGACCTCGATGATCCTACTCCGAATGCAAGGGACGTGGCCATCACCGAGGAAGGCGAAAGTCCCGAACCACAGGGGGCCCCGCCACCGCCGCCTGTACGGCGCGTCCTGTCAGAAGCGGCTCAACCTCCCGCAAAGCGCGGAGAGGCGGTGGTGCGCCGAATCGCCGGAGAGGAAGTCGAGATCATCGCAAGAATCCCTCACACCAAGACGAGGGTGACGATCACCGTCGAGATCGATCCTGCGGAAACAATTGCCGTCGCCGCGGCGGCTCCGCGCGATCCTGTAAAAAAAAACATTGATCGTCTGCCGCCTCTCCTGTTTGTCACAAATTCAAAGCGCCTGGCAGACAACATCGGCCAGAAGGAGGCGGCCGGGATTCTCGACACGATCCGCCCAAAACAGCCGATGGTGGATCTGGCGGGCGAAAATGATGCATTCGCTGCGATTCAGCGGGAAGCGCGCAATGCAAACGTTAAAGGCGTTGTCATCGTTGGAGGCTACGACGTCGTTCCGTCCGAACGCTATGACACACTTCCACCGAGCCTGCGTGCCAGCATCGGGCCGAGCGCCATGAATGATCCGGACAATTTTATCGTCTGGAGCGATCAGAGCTACGGGGATCTGGATGGTGACCATCTCGCCGACGTGCCAGTCTCCAGGATACCGGATGGGCACACAGCGCACCTTGTGCAGGCGGCGTTCGAAACCGCTTCGCCACCTCCGGTCAACCGTTTTGGCCTTCGCAACTTTGTGCGCCCGTTCGCAGATCAAATCTACTCTGGGCTCCCGGGCGCCGAATTTATGCACACCTCCGAGCTGGTGCGCTCGGATGCCATCCCCGGCGATCTTTCGGCGAAGCACATCTATCTCATGCTCCACGGGTCGGATACGGACACCTCGCGCTTTTGGGGGGAGACCCAGGGAGACATGCTTGAAGCGATGACAGTTAACAACGTCCCCGCTCCCTGCGGAGCGGTCATCTTTGCCGGATGCTGCTGGGGTGCGTTGACCGTACGTACGCGCGCTTTAGCCTATCGGGCCGGCGACCCTATTCAGGTCGTCACCCCAGCCCAGTCGATAGCCCTTTCATTCCTGGCGGCAGGCGCCAACGCCTTCGTCGGCTGCACCGGAGCGCACTACTCCCCCGTCGATGGCGACCTCAACTTCTTCGGAGCACCGATACATTCAGCATTTTGGAAGCAAATTCTTGCTGGGAAACGCCCCGCCGAAGCGCTCTTTCAAGCTAAAATTGACTACATAAAGGGCATGCCGCACGGCAGGACCAAAATCGAGGAAGTCGCGATTGAAAACAAGATTCTGAGACAATTTACCTGTCTTGGACTAGGCTGGTGA
- a CDS encoding DUF2252 family protein, with amino-acid sequence MSFLAANRSYESWMRTQCEVVEDDLDRKHERMKESSFLFLRATFFRWPYFLKHAAADVLKMPAPLAVGDAHVENFGTWRDAEVRLVWGINDHDDASYIPYGSDLLRLAVSVRLASFGLANIDAATAILEGYEHGLKYPGPTILDENERWMRKYVAVTDDERDDFWDGITKCPDADPPKEARSALLGSLPASARVERFARRRKGGGSLGRPRFIVIAGWQGGQIVREAKALIPSGWEWATGNPGRPSRFEEIAKASTRSPDPFLGVRNGFIVRRLSPDARKIERSPEFDRKLDSKLLRAMGSEVGSIHAYSSEIAEAIVDDLKGRDGSWLHAAAKALIALVEADYQEWKDSEKS; translated from the coding sequence ATGTCATTCCTGGCCGCTAACCGCTCATATGAGAGTTGGATGAGAACCCAATGCGAGGTCGTCGAGGACGACCTGGACCGCAAGCACGAGCGGATGAAGGAAAGTTCTTTTCTGTTCCTGAGAGCGACGTTCTTCCGATGGCCTTACTTCCTCAAACATGCAGCTGCGGACGTCCTGAAAATGCCGGCTCCACTCGCTGTAGGAGACGCACACGTCGAAAACTTTGGCACTTGGCGAGATGCAGAGGTCCGATTGGTCTGGGGCATCAATGATCACGATGACGCCTCGTATATTCCCTACGGGTCAGATCTGTTGCGCCTCGCGGTCAGCGTTCGCCTCGCCTCATTCGGACTGGCAAACATCGACGCGGCAACAGCGATATTGGAAGGCTATGAACATGGCTTGAAGTACCCTGGTCCGACGATTCTGGATGAGAACGAGCGCTGGATGAGGAAGTACGTCGCGGTAACTGACGATGAGCGCGATGATTTTTGGGATGGCATTACAAAGTGTCCTGACGCCGACCCTCCGAAAGAAGCGCGTTCCGCACTGCTTGGTAGCCTGCCGGCGAGCGCCCGGGTCGAGCGGTTTGCGCGACGCCGAAAGGGAGGAGGTAGCCTCGGAAGACCGCGGTTCATCGTTATCGCGGGCTGGCAGGGCGGCCAGATCGTTCGCGAGGCTAAAGCGCTCATTCCATCCGGATGGGAATGGGCCACGGGAAATCCCGGACGTCCGAGCCGGTTTGAAGAAATTGCGAAGGCTTCGACACGGTCGCCGGATCCCTTCCTCGGAGTGCGCAACGGCTTCATTGTTCGTCGCCTATCGCCCGATGCTCGTAAGATCGAGAGAAGTCCGGAATTCGACCGCAAGCTGGACTCCAAATTGCTAAGAGCAATGGGATCCGAAGTTGGATCAATCCACGCGTACAGCTCCGAGATAGCCGAGGCGATAGTGGATGACCTCAAGGGGCGCGACGGGAGCTGGTTGCATGCGGCCGCGAAGGCGCTGATCGCGCTCGTTGAAGCGGACTATCAAGAATGGAAGGATTCCGAAAAGAGTTGA
- a CDS encoding metallohydrolase, with the protein MKNINNLRERTETHHMTASITLFPVSNGAMTLICLDNGQNLLIDINIRTDADDEDHEMPNVAEDLKGRLKRDDAGRLYVDGFLLSHPHSDHITGLRNHFHLGPPSEWKEKDDKILIREMWSSPVVFRRADANGESLCEDAKAWAKEARRRVALFREKGSSTGEGDRILIMGEDVDGKTDDILDIVIKLNARLTACNRLADGAFEARLLGPLPPEDEDDEETLRHNQSSVILRFSLRGGGISDRCRYLTGGDAEVEIWKRLWKSHGKTNSDWLTYDILLPPHHCSWRSLSSDRWSELGEKVKVDSDARNALSQTRKGAVIVASCKPIKADDDNPPHERAKREYVDILDDDAERFFCTDEYWAEKEMALTFEIKSSGIVRKIGTAAALAAPALGISATASHARPHGSAGEDQGS; encoded by the coding sequence TTGAAGAACATCAACAACTTGAGAGAAAGAACAGAGACGCATCACATGACTGCTTCCATCACCCTCTTTCCCGTTTCCAACGGCGCCATGACTCTCATATGTCTTGATAACGGCCAAAACCTGCTGATCGACATCAATATCCGCACCGACGCGGACGATGAAGACCACGAAATGCCGAACGTAGCCGAGGATTTGAAAGGGCGGCTCAAGCGAGACGACGCCGGCCGACTTTATGTCGACGGATTCCTCCTGAGCCATCCCCACTCCGACCACATCACCGGCCTTCGCAATCACTTTCATCTCGGGCCGCCAAGCGAGTGGAAGGAAAAAGACGACAAAATACTCATCCGCGAGATGTGGTCATCGCCCGTTGTTTTCCGGCGGGCGGACGCAAACGGAGAGAGTCTTTGCGAAGACGCCAAGGCCTGGGCCAAGGAAGCACGGCGGCGCGTCGCGCTCTTCCGTGAAAAAGGCTCGTCGACCGGCGAAGGGGACCGCATTTTAATCATGGGCGAAGACGTTGACGGCAAGACCGACGACATTCTCGACATCGTCATCAAGCTGAACGCAAGGCTCACAGCCTGTAACCGCCTGGCTGACGGCGCATTCGAGGCAAGGCTTCTCGGACCGCTGCCGCCGGAAGATGAAGACGACGAGGAGACCCTTCGGCACAACCAGTCTTCAGTGATCCTTCGCTTCTCTCTCAGGGGCGGCGGCATCAGCGACCGTTGCCGGTATCTGACCGGTGGTGATGCCGAAGTCGAAATCTGGAAACGCTTGTGGAAGTCTCACGGCAAAACCAATTCCGACTGGCTTACTTACGATATTCTTCTGCCGCCTCATCATTGCTCGTGGCGCAGCCTGAGTTCCGACCGCTGGAGCGAGCTGGGCGAGAAGGTCAAAGTCGATAGTGATGCGCGAAATGCGCTTTCGCAAACGCGGAAGGGCGCAGTGATCGTCGCGAGCTGTAAACCGATCAAGGCGGATGACGACAATCCGCCTCACGAACGCGCCAAGCGGGAGTATGTCGATATCCTTGATGACGACGCAGAGCGCTTTTTCTGCACCGACGAATACTGGGCTGAAAAAGAAATGGCGCTTACATTTGAGATAAAATCCAGTGGCATCGTCCGTAAGATCGGGACGGCTGCGGCGCTCGCGGCGCCCGCACTCGGCATCAGCGCAACTGCGTCGCATGCCCGCCCCCACGGATCCGCAGGGGAAGATCAAGGCAGTTAG
- a CDS encoding type II toxin-antitoxin system RelE/ParE family toxin has protein sequence MLQLSVCLLAIAACVTRNMNDNKRAVALSAQAQEDLLDIWHYSANSGRQNKPIDNLGEMFERLSDNPNWSHLRDDLIAGLRSVVVHPHLIFYRRSSGAIHIVRILHQRLDTSMHFRQ, from the coding sequence GTGTTGCAGCTCTCGGTCTGTTTGCTCGCGATTGCGGCCTGTGTCACGCGCAATATGAACGACAATAAGCGCGCCGTCGCGTTATCTGCACAAGCTCAAGAAGATCTGTTGGATATCTGGCACTACAGTGCGAACAGTGGTCGCCAGAACAAGCCGATCGACAACTTAGGTGAGATGTTTGAGCGCCTGTCGGACAACCCCAACTGGAGCCACCTACGCGATGACCTCATCGCCGGATTGCGTTCGGTCGTCGTGCACCCTCATCTGATCTTTTATCGCCGATCATCCGGAGCAATTCACATTGTCCGCATTCTACATCAACGCCTCGACACGAGTATGCATTTCCGTCAATAG
- a CDS encoding WYL domain-containing protein, with product MEDGGEQLRWGVRRRLEFIDFRLFWDGRFNRSDLADTFGISTQQASADIAQYEKLAARNLRYDRAEKAYTRTEAFSPAFIGETIERYLLQLVAIENRWMRPEDTWFDTIPPVEVLTLGRRSTDPTVLLRVLDAISKKFEIDIEYASLTGSIQPSRAIAPHALSHSAGRWYVRAWSREHNDFRDYNLNRILSVSDHRPASVDPALDFEWVHIINLVIIPNPELAAEHQVRVAAEHGMKDGRLIRPCRLSLSFYLMSEYNLDVEPGVLKPQKQQIILQNRDEVTQARALSRKMSIEALARISASRSST from the coding sequence ATGGAGGACGGTGGCGAACAACTGCGTTGGGGGGTTCGCCGACGGCTCGAGTTCATCGATTTCCGCCTCTTTTGGGATGGTCGCTTCAATCGGAGCGACTTGGCGGACACATTCGGCATCTCGACGCAGCAAGCGTCCGCCGACATCGCCCAATACGAAAAGCTCGCCGCCCGAAACCTGCGCTATGACAGGGCGGAAAAGGCGTACACGCGAACGGAGGCGTTCTCGCCCGCCTTCATCGGCGAGACGATCGAGCGCTACCTGCTGCAATTGGTCGCAATCGAAAACCGTTGGATGCGTCCAGAGGACACCTGGTTTGACACCATCCCGCCGGTCGAGGTGCTGACGCTCGGTCGGCGCTCCACCGATCCGACCGTGCTCTTACGTGTACTCGACGCCATCAGCAAAAAATTCGAGATTGATATCGAATACGCGTCATTGACGGGCTCCATCCAGCCGTCGCGGGCGATAGCTCCTCATGCCCTCTCGCACAGCGCTGGCCGCTGGTACGTCCGCGCCTGGTCACGCGAGCACAACGATTTTCGCGACTACAACCTCAACAGAATTTTGTCCGTGTCCGATCATCGGCCTGCGTCGGTCGATCCGGCTTTGGATTTCGAATGGGTTCACATTATCAATCTTGTGATCATTCCAAACCCGGAGCTAGCTGCGGAGCACCAAGTCCGTGTTGCCGCGGAACACGGCATGAAAGATGGCCGCCTCATTCGTCCGTGCCGTCTCAGTCTCAGCTTCTATCTCATGAGTGAATACAATCTGGACGTCGAACCCGGTGTTCTGAAGCCGCAAAAGCAGCAGATCATTTTGCAGAACCGAGACGAGGTGACGCAAGCCCGCGCACTGTCGCGAAAGATGTCGATTGAAGCTCTTGCAAGAATTTCGGCATCCCGGTCTTCCACATGA